Proteins encoded together in one Planctopirus ephydatiae window:
- a CDS encoding Rieske (2Fe-2S) protein, with translation MRFVSLQDTLTTGMIKAARRAIIEKRHAILQHDGWEMTEASGLPFEETPPPSADSGVASRFVAVAKVGTIPEGQGCSFVVSGRQIAIFCRGGEYFATSDFCPHMGAPIADGYVDVDGGVVCPWHAWKFRLSDGCWLDNPKSKTRLECFAVRINGETIEVALPENQGAATSVDQ, from the coding sequence ATGAGATTCGTGAGCCTGCAGGATACATTGACGACAGGGATGATCAAAGCCGCTAGGCGAGCTATCATCGAGAAGAGACACGCGATCCTCCAGCATGATGGATGGGAAATGACGGAAGCCAGTGGTTTGCCTTTTGAAGAAACTCCACCACCTTCCGCTGATTCGGGAGTTGCAAGCCGCTTTGTGGCCGTTGCCAAAGTGGGGACGATTCCGGAGGGCCAGGGGTGTTCGTTTGTGGTTTCTGGCCGGCAGATTGCCATTTTCTGCCGGGGTGGCGAGTACTTCGCCACCAGCGACTTTTGCCCTCACATGGGGGCACCGATTGCCGATGGCTATGTCGATGTCGATGGCGGTGTGGTTTGCCCGTGGCATGCCTGGAAGTTCCGCCTGAGCGATGGCTGTTGGCTGGATAATCCCAAATCCAAAACCCGGCTCGAATGCTTTGCCGTGCGGATTAATGGTGAGACGATTGAAGTGGCGTTGCCCGAGAATCAGGGGGCAGCTACGTCAGTTGATCAATGA
- a CDS encoding SlyX family protein, protein MADGPSPEDRLMAVEMALAHLQHDVEQMHEVLIAMQRELKAAHRQVTLLEGKVRALEFPDADSPIDEKPPHY, encoded by the coding sequence ATGGCCGATGGACCATCCCCCGAAGATCGACTCATGGCTGTCGAAATGGCACTGGCCCATCTGCAACATGATGTCGAACAGATGCACGAAGTCCTCATTGCCATGCAGCGGGAACTCAAAGCGGCTCATCGGCAGGTCACTCTGCTCGAAGGCAAAGTCCGTGCTCTGGAATTCCCCGATGCAGACTCACCTATCGACGAGAAGCCGCCTCACTATTAG
- a CDS encoding DUF6263 family protein, whose translation MWMGHFGVRPSPTRKTLIMLQLLRTLCSGNACISTDLRHSRLVTGCLTSLLACCLSFMTSNAAIAETELILKFKAGDVYQQKVTTSTITGGVVAEKPVKTTLQQEMLITTKVESVTESGAGKLTQVIDQITLDIELPNGKSVAYDSNQKEFSDPLLTALHKTLGLLDGAKFQFTVSPRGEFSEFVIPPELAQIAKAQPQGLMGDSLSEASLRRIFEDTSVSLPQGPISKGAKWNRKTNVKLPIGEIVSHLTFTYEGPETETLERIAVGGDIEMTPAEKSPLAVTLNSKKLSGVVLFDKVAGRVESNQIKQVLEVTVAAGGQTNDITIESEVKTKLLPAAKE comes from the coding sequence ATGTGGATGGGCCACTTCGGTGTCAGGCCTTCACCCACCAGAAAGACCTTGATCATGCTCCAGCTCTTGAGAACTCTCTGCTCAGGTAATGCCTGCATCTCGACAGATCTGAGACATTCCCGACTTGTGACAGGGTGCCTGACTTCGTTACTGGCGTGCTGTCTCAGCTTCATGACCAGCAATGCGGCCATCGCTGAAACAGAATTGATCCTGAAGTTCAAGGCCGGTGATGTGTATCAGCAGAAGGTGACAACGAGCACAATCACTGGCGGAGTAGTAGCCGAAAAGCCGGTGAAGACGACGCTTCAACAGGAAATGCTGATCACGACAAAAGTCGAGTCTGTTACGGAAAGCGGAGCTGGAAAGCTGACTCAGGTGATTGACCAGATCACCTTGGACATCGAACTTCCGAATGGAAAATCGGTCGCTTACGATTCGAACCAGAAAGAGTTTTCTGATCCACTTTTGACTGCATTACATAAGACGCTGGGATTACTGGATGGCGCCAAGTTCCAGTTTACAGTCTCACCTCGGGGAGAATTCAGCGAGTTTGTCATCCCGCCCGAGTTAGCTCAAATTGCCAAGGCTCAACCGCAGGGGTTGATGGGCGACAGCCTGTCGGAAGCGAGTCTACGCCGAATCTTTGAAGATACAAGTGTCTCCCTTCCCCAGGGGCCCATTTCCAAGGGGGCCAAATGGAATCGCAAAACAAACGTAAAACTTCCGATTGGCGAGATTGTCAGTCATCTCACATTCACTTACGAAGGGCCGGAAACCGAGACTTTGGAGCGAATTGCCGTCGGTGGCGATATCGAGATGACACCGGCAGAAAAGTCACCTTTGGCAGTGACATTGAACTCGAAAAAGCTTTCGGGAGTGGTGCTGTTCGACAAAGTGGCGGGGCGGGTTGAGTCGAATCAGATCAAACAAGTGCTGGAAGTGACTGTCGCCGCCGGTGGTCAGACAAATGACATTACGATCGAGAGTGAAGTAAAAACCAAGCTGCTCCCGGCCGCCAAAGAGTAG
- a CDS encoding PP2C family protein-serine/threonine phosphatase produces the protein MATPLNQIFPGAPQEWQERLRTIVDMMREMSLQHDPQAMVRAYGRRMVELMPSMRRISLSRRDLPPGQVRVTRYSGWQHEVNPWKQPEKLPHLKGGLLAELIWADEPQILNDCHVSPDDPSYEFLSGQRSIMAIPLFDKGTAQNMVVLSNGEPHGFSPDELPERVWMANLFGQATQNLVLAEQLEAAYQQVERELQVVADIQRSMLPKELPRRAGLEVSAHYQTSRQAGGDYYDFFNYPDDSMGILVADVSGHGTPSAVMMALTHCIAHMLAGPPTEPSELLAHLNDHLTRRYTLESNHFITAFFGIYHPRTRCIEYSSAGHNPPRLWRARTNEIISLENATSLPLGIASELTWPNASLELQEGDRLVIYTDGIVEAADSHFELFGIERLDDLIRQVQGTPEELRNAILTAVDVFTHHAPASDDRTLLVIDQLT, from the coding sequence GTGGCGACTCCTTTGAATCAGATTTTCCCCGGTGCTCCTCAGGAGTGGCAGGAACGTTTGCGCACGATCGTCGACATGATGCGCGAGATGAGTCTGCAACACGATCCTCAGGCCATGGTGCGCGCCTACGGTCGCCGGATGGTCGAACTCATGCCCAGCATGCGGCGTATTTCTCTTTCGAGACGAGATCTGCCCCCGGGCCAGGTGCGCGTCACTCGCTACAGTGGATGGCAGCACGAAGTCAATCCGTGGAAACAACCCGAAAAGCTGCCACATTTGAAAGGCGGTCTCCTGGCTGAACTCATCTGGGCCGATGAACCTCAAATTCTCAATGATTGCCATGTCTCACCGGATGACCCCTCTTATGAATTTCTGAGTGGCCAGCGCAGCATCATGGCGATTCCCCTGTTCGATAAAGGAACCGCCCAGAATATGGTGGTGCTCTCGAATGGCGAACCCCATGGCTTCTCTCCCGATGAACTCCCCGAACGTGTCTGGATGGCCAATCTCTTCGGGCAGGCGACACAAAATCTGGTCTTAGCCGAGCAACTTGAGGCGGCCTATCAGCAGGTCGAACGCGAACTGCAGGTTGTCGCCGACATTCAACGATCCATGCTCCCCAAAGAGCTTCCGCGTAGGGCCGGTCTCGAAGTCTCGGCTCACTACCAGACATCCCGTCAGGCTGGGGGGGATTACTATGATTTCTTCAATTATCCCGATGACTCGATGGGCATCCTTGTGGCCGATGTCAGTGGTCACGGGACACCCTCTGCGGTGATGATGGCCTTAACCCATTGCATTGCCCACATGCTCGCCGGCCCACCCACCGAACCCAGTGAACTTCTGGCTCATCTCAATGACCACCTGACGCGCCGGTACACACTCGAATCCAATCACTTCATCACCGCTTTCTTCGGCATCTATCATCCACGTACGAGGTGCATCGAATATTCATCGGCAGGGCACAATCCGCCCCGGCTCTGGCGGGCTCGCACCAACGAGATCATCTCACTCGAAAACGCGACTTCGCTACCACTCGGAATTGCTTCCGAACTAACCTGGCCCAATGCCAGTTTAGAACTCCAGGAAGGAGATCGACTTGTCATCTATACCGATGGCATTGTCGAAGCCGCTGACTCTCACTTTGAACTGTTCGGCATCGAGCGACTGGACGATCTGATTCGTCAGGTGCAGGGCACCCCCGAAGAACTGCGCAATGCCATCCTGACAGCAGTCGATGTGTTCACGCATCACGCTCCTGCTTCTGATGACCGTACACTACTCGTCATTGATCAACTGACGTAG
- a CDS encoding HpcH/HpaI aldolase family protein, with translation MWKNPVKRALANGEPQIGTWLSLGNVFAARLMARSGFHWLTVDLEHSPIGWDSAGLLFGAIADAGGVCLARVPRGDHDYIKRVLDAGAHGIVVPMINTVEEAKIAIAAAKYPPAGNRSVGGSMHALNFGTSAGDYYQHANDEILVVLQTESPEGVANADAIYSLPGVDAIFVGPNDLAAQMRAPDGNEATHEEFEAMLGRILAAGKKHGLPVGIHTQSVEQAQKRIDAGWQFIAVGSELKFMVTGAQEVVANLGLQAAGDLARY, from the coding sequence ATGTGGAAGAACCCTGTCAAACGAGCTTTGGCCAATGGCGAGCCACAAATTGGCACATGGCTTTCTTTAGGGAATGTCTTCGCTGCGCGTTTAATGGCCCGCAGTGGCTTTCACTGGTTGACGGTCGATCTGGAGCATTCGCCCATCGGGTGGGATAGTGCCGGGCTTTTGTTTGGGGCGATTGCCGATGCCGGTGGCGTCTGCCTGGCCCGTGTTCCCCGTGGTGATCACGATTACATCAAACGCGTGCTCGATGCGGGGGCACATGGCATTGTTGTCCCCATGATCAACACCGTCGAAGAAGCGAAGATTGCCATTGCTGCGGCCAAATATCCCCCGGCCGGAAATCGTTCGGTGGGTGGTTCGATGCATGCACTGAACTTCGGCACCAGTGCTGGCGACTACTACCAGCACGCCAACGACGAAATTCTTGTCGTGCTGCAGACAGAATCACCCGAAGGTGTGGCTAATGCTGATGCGATCTATTCGCTGCCGGGAGTCGATGCCATTTTCGTCGGCCCCAATGATCTCGCTGCGCAGATGCGTGCTCCCGATGGCAACGAGGCGACTCACGAAGAGTTTGAAGCCATGCTCGGCCGGATTCTGGCGGCTGGTAAAAAGCATGGCCTCCCCGTGGGCATTCACACTCAATCGGTCGAGCAGGCTCAGAAGCGGATTGATGCGGGCTGGCAATTCATTGCGGTGGGCAGCGAACTGAAATTCATGGTGACTGGCGCCCAGGAAGTTGTCGCCAACCTCGGCCTCCAAGCCGCCGGCGACCTCGCCCGGTATTAA
- a CDS encoding DUF6288 domain-containing protein — MQIRLNVLVLTVLFAVAGSCFAADQKHDWNLGATGLRGWMRCDKLVTSDAREIRITKVEKGSPAEGVLKVGDVILGVGGKPFSHDPRTEMGLALTLAESEAGRGQLNLTRSRDGRTGEVVVQLPIIGTYSATAPYNCPKSKLIFEQGCSELARRIATPDYAQHLDPIPRSLNALALLASGDPSFLPLIQKEAQWAASYRNEGMATWYFGYVTMFLAEYKIATGDDSVMPGLTRLALEAAQGQSAVGSWGHGFAKPDGRLGGYGMMNSPGLPLTISLVLAREAGVKDPALDLAIERSMKLLRFYVGKGAIPYGDHHPWIETHEDNGKCGMAAVLFNTLGESKGAEFFSHMSLASHGPERDCGHTGNFFNILWAMPGVAQAGPNATGAWMKEYGSWYFDLARRWDHSYLHQGPPEPGSDSYAGWDSSGSYLLAYAMPLKKIHLTGKRPGTVTELDATAAQSLIVDGRGWDNKDRKSFYDSLSDEQLIERLESWSPVVRERAAMALGRRKNPPVTRLIEMLDSPSLDTRYGACQALIFLRKRGAPAVDTLQKTLQHPDLWLRIKAAEALAAIGAPATKAVPQLLELLAQVDRINDPRGMQQRYLSFALFDNDGMLGRSLEGVDRPALYKAVRAGLKNEDGRARGSIGSVYRHLSIDEIKPLLPAIYEAIIQPAPSGEMFADGIRVEGLRLLSQHHIEEGMHALVTYTRDQNPWASEQRTPELMEILLTYGSHAKAVIPELTQIANYFEKDEKDFPKHLMRMKAKCVRETISAIKASQASPQLVRIVANSEAKPLKVFILAGQSNMEGQGVVSMDGKRDYNGGKGNLVWSMKHSQSAEKLKRLKNEKGEWVVRDDVQISFKVEDKVRKGGLTVGYTGYGGSSHIGPELGFGLVMGDYLDEPVLLIKTAWGGKSLFVDFRPPSSGGQVGPYYTKMVEEVRAALAELGDQKYEIAGFVWQQGWNDMCEKPAIAEYAQNLVNLVKDLRKEFDSPNLPVVVGQLGNGGPVTSGDMFEFRKAQEQGTGQIKNALFVKTTDFARPAELSPNTTHGHHWFGNAESYFLIGEALGEGMKQLLKESPSNR; from the coding sequence ATGCAAATCAGACTTAATGTCCTCGTGCTCACGGTCTTATTCGCAGTGGCTGGTTCGTGCTTCGCTGCCGACCAGAAACATGACTGGAATCTCGGTGCCACGGGCCTCCGCGGCTGGATGCGTTGTGACAAGCTGGTCACATCCGATGCCCGCGAGATCAGAATCACCAAGGTGGAGAAGGGGTCTCCCGCTGAAGGTGTTCTCAAAGTTGGCGACGTGATTCTCGGGGTGGGAGGCAAGCCTTTTTCCCATGATCCCCGCACCGAAATGGGCCTGGCGCTCACTCTGGCAGAATCTGAAGCCGGCCGGGGCCAACTGAATCTCACCCGTTCACGCGATGGTCGCACGGGCGAGGTTGTGGTCCAGCTCCCCATCATCGGCACCTACAGCGCGACCGCTCCCTACAATTGCCCGAAATCGAAGCTCATATTCGAACAAGGGTGCAGCGAGCTCGCCCGGCGGATAGCCACTCCCGATTACGCCCAGCATCTCGATCCCATTCCCCGATCACTCAATGCCCTCGCTCTGTTGGCCAGCGGAGACCCGAGCTTTCTGCCACTCATTCAAAAAGAAGCCCAGTGGGCCGCCAGCTACCGCAACGAAGGCATGGCCACATGGTATTTCGGCTACGTCACGATGTTCCTAGCCGAATACAAGATCGCCACGGGCGATGATTCTGTGATGCCCGGATTAACACGACTCGCACTCGAAGCCGCTCAGGGGCAAAGCGCAGTTGGCTCGTGGGGCCACGGCTTTGCGAAGCCCGATGGTCGTCTCGGCGGTTATGGCATGATGAACTCTCCCGGTCTGCCTCTCACAATCTCACTGGTCTTGGCTCGCGAGGCAGGCGTCAAAGATCCTGCTCTCGATCTCGCGATTGAGCGCAGTATGAAACTGCTCCGCTTTTATGTCGGCAAAGGGGCCATTCCCTATGGCGACCATCATCCCTGGATTGAGACTCACGAGGATAACGGCAAATGCGGCATGGCCGCCGTCTTATTTAACACACTGGGGGAATCCAAAGGGGCCGAGTTCTTCTCGCACATGAGCCTTGCCTCCCACGGACCGGAGCGTGATTGCGGACACACGGGCAACTTCTTCAACATCCTCTGGGCCATGCCCGGCGTTGCTCAAGCCGGACCAAACGCGACTGGTGCCTGGATGAAAGAGTACGGAAGCTGGTACTTCGATCTCGCACGCCGCTGGGATCATAGCTACCTGCATCAAGGCCCGCCCGAACCGGGAAGCGATAGCTACGCAGGTTGGGATAGCAGTGGAAGCTATTTGCTCGCCTACGCCATGCCGCTGAAGAAAATACATCTCACTGGCAAAAGGCCGGGTACAGTGACCGAACTCGACGCCACCGCCGCCCAATCGCTGATTGTCGATGGGCGTGGCTGGGATAACAAAGATCGCAAAAGTTTCTACGATTCTCTGAGCGATGAACAACTGATTGAGCGTCTGGAAAGTTGGTCGCCCGTCGTGCGCGAGCGCGCTGCCATGGCTCTGGGACGCCGCAAGAATCCTCCCGTCACGCGCTTGATCGAGATGCTCGACTCTCCAAGTCTCGATACTCGCTATGGTGCCTGCCAGGCATTGATCTTCCTCCGCAAACGCGGAGCACCTGCCGTCGATACCCTTCAGAAGACCTTGCAGCATCCTGATCTCTGGCTCCGCATCAAAGCGGCTGAAGCACTGGCTGCCATCGGTGCCCCTGCCACAAAAGCTGTCCCTCAACTCCTCGAACTGCTCGCTCAGGTCGATCGAATCAACGACCCTCGCGGCATGCAGCAGCGTTATCTCTCGTTTGCTCTGTTTGATAATGACGGCATGCTCGGCCGCTCACTGGAAGGTGTCGATCGCCCGGCACTCTACAAAGCCGTGCGTGCAGGCCTCAAGAACGAGGATGGTCGCGCTCGCGGCAGCATTGGTTCTGTCTATCGACACCTCTCAATTGATGAAATCAAGCCGCTGCTCCCCGCCATCTACGAGGCCATCATTCAGCCCGCCCCCAGCGGCGAAATGTTCGCCGATGGAATTCGCGTCGAAGGTCTGCGCCTCCTCTCGCAGCACCACATCGAAGAAGGCATGCACGCTCTCGTCACCTATACTCGTGATCAAAATCCCTGGGCCAGTGAACAACGCACTCCCGAACTCATGGAGATCCTCCTCACCTATGGTTCCCATGCCAAAGCCGTCATTCCCGAACTGACTCAAATCGCGAACTACTTCGAGAAGGACGAAAAAGACTTCCCTAAGCATCTTATGCGTATGAAGGCCAAGTGTGTCCGAGAAACGATCTCTGCGATTAAAGCCTCCCAGGCATCCCCGCAACTTGTCCGCATTGTCGCCAACTCCGAAGCAAAGCCTCTCAAGGTCTTCATCCTCGCCGGTCAATCCAACATGGAGGGCCAGGGCGTCGTCTCGATGGATGGAAAGAGAGACTACAACGGCGGCAAAGGAAACCTCGTCTGGTCGATGAAACACTCCCAGAGCGCCGAAAAACTCAAACGCCTGAAAAACGAAAAGGGCGAATGGGTCGTCCGCGATGATGTGCAAATTTCGTTCAAGGTCGAAGACAAGGTCCGTAAGGGCGGGCTGACAGTGGGCTATACCGGCTACGGCGGCAGCAGCCACATCGGGCCCGAGCTGGGGTTCGGTTTAGTCATGGGCGACTACCTCGACGAACCCGTCCTGCTGATCAAAACCGCCTGGGGAGGCAAAAGCCTCTTCGTCGATTTCAGGCCGCCCAGTTCCGGCGGCCAGGTCGGGCCTTATTACACAAAGATGGTCGAAGAAGTCCGTGCTGCTCTCGCTGAACTGGGCGATCAGAAGTACGAAATCGCCGGATTTGTCTGGCAACAGGGTTGGAACGATATGTGTGAAAAACCCGCGATTGCCGAGTACGCACAGAATCTCGTCAACCTCGTCAAAGATCTCCGCAAGGAGTTCGATTCGCCAAACCTTCCGGTCGTCGTAGGCCAACTGGGCAACGGGGGCCCTGTCACCAGCGGCGATATGTTCGAGTTCCGAAAAGCGCAGGAACAGGGGACCGGGCAAATCAAGAATGCCCTCTTTGTAAAGACAACGGATTTCGCACGCCCAGCGGAACTGTCCCCCAACACCACCCACGGACACCACTGGTTCGGCAATGCCGAAAGCTACTTCCTCATTGGTGAAGCACTCGGCGAAGGAATGAAACAACTACTGAAGGAATCCCCTTCGAACCGGTAA
- a CDS encoding alkaline phosphatase, with protein sequence MTRPNSIHNLSKLCLSMLLMTGACPWAVGDEPAPTDHIRELQTMAIGRNQADFGHWGYKPEEYTQWGSHSNRLIPIYTFGTRPLQTQAEQKPALTELAAYTGKNSPYRSADALRKIYGFLPEATVSPQAGYCDQTNLCDLQKAAAQAGKKYIFLVVFDGMDWQSTWNASIDRKQKVAYKEGRGTGFHFQDYTAGGTTEFGYMVTSPHNEGTQVDVDLQTVKNPGGKMLGGYDVTRGGEFPWSIPADPKYLVASASDKRVKHAYTDSSSSASSMTAGKKTYNNAVNVYPDGSQFETIAHQQQRQDWSVGVVTSVPVPHATPACAYAHNVDRDDYQDLTRDLVGLPSIAHPQAPLPGMDVVIGGGAGTDAKEASAQGKNFVPGNLYLTGADKQTIDVTHGGKYRIAERLPGMNGASHLMEMARLAAVKNERLFGFYGVGAYKGHLPFATANGDFKPAPGRSGSAEKYTRADLSENPTLAQMTEAALVVLEAKKKPFWLMVEAGDVDWANHDNNIDNSIGAIESGDNAVRVITDWVEKHSNWEESLVIVTADHGHYFHLLQPEALITPNKVAKP encoded by the coding sequence ATGACCAGACCGAATTCGATCCATAATCTTTCCAAGCTGTGCCTGTCGATGCTGCTGATGACGGGAGCCTGTCCATGGGCAGTCGGTGATGAACCAGCCCCTACAGATCATATTCGCGAACTGCAGACCATGGCGATTGGCCGCAATCAGGCCGACTTCGGTCATTGGGGCTACAAGCCTGAAGAATACACGCAGTGGGGCAGCCACTCGAATCGGTTAATCCCGATCTACACGTTCGGCACTCGTCCACTTCAAACGCAGGCTGAGCAGAAGCCAGCCCTTACAGAACTCGCTGCCTACACAGGGAAGAACAGCCCTTATCGATCAGCCGACGCTTTGCGGAAGATCTATGGTTTCCTTCCCGAGGCCACGGTGAGTCCTCAGGCCGGCTATTGCGATCAGACCAATCTGTGCGACCTCCAGAAGGCCGCCGCACAAGCCGGGAAAAAGTATATCTTTCTCGTGGTCTTCGATGGCATGGATTGGCAATCGACGTGGAATGCGTCCATCGATCGCAAACAAAAGGTGGCCTACAAAGAAGGCCGCGGAACAGGCTTTCACTTTCAAGATTACACAGCCGGAGGAACAACCGAATTCGGATACATGGTCACCAGCCCTCATAACGAGGGGACTCAGGTCGATGTCGATCTGCAAACGGTCAAAAACCCCGGCGGAAAAATGCTGGGAGGTTACGACGTCACTCGTGGTGGTGAATTTCCGTGGTCGATCCCTGCTGATCCCAAATATCTCGTGGCCAGTGCTTCTGATAAACGAGTCAAACATGCCTACACCGATTCCTCCAGCTCAGCATCCAGCATGACGGCCGGTAAAAAGACCTATAACAACGCCGTCAACGTTTATCCTGATGGCAGTCAATTTGAAACGATCGCCCATCAGCAACAGCGGCAAGACTGGAGTGTCGGTGTCGTTACCAGTGTTCCCGTTCCTCACGCCACACCCGCTTGCGCTTATGCACATAATGTTGACCGCGACGACTATCAGGATCTCACGCGCGATCTGGTCGGCTTGCCTTCGATTGCACATCCTCAGGCACCATTACCCGGGATGGATGTCGTCATTGGAGGTGGAGCCGGGACAGATGCCAAAGAAGCTTCTGCACAGGGGAAGAACTTTGTTCCCGGGAACCTCTATCTAACTGGTGCCGACAAACAAACCATCGATGTTACTCATGGTGGAAAGTACCGAATTGCAGAGCGTTTACCTGGTATGAATGGTGCCAGCCACCTGATGGAAATGGCGCGACTGGCGGCAGTAAAGAACGAACGCCTGTTCGGTTTCTATGGTGTGGGTGCTTACAAAGGACACCTCCCCTTTGCCACAGCCAATGGGGATTTCAAACCTGCCCCGGGACGTTCCGGCTCGGCAGAAAAGTACACACGGGCCGATCTCTCCGAGAACCCCACGCTCGCACAAATGACAGAAGCCGCTCTCGTAGTGCTTGAAGCGAAGAAGAAACCTTTCTGGTTAATGGTCGAAGCGGGAGATGTTGATTGGGCTAATCACGACAACAACATCGACAACTCGATCGGAGCCATCGAAAGTGGCGATAACGCAGTCCGCGTCATTACTGACTGGGTGGAAAAACATAGTAACTGGGAAGAGTCGCTGGTGATCGTCACCGCCGACCATGGGCATTACTTCCATCTGCTTCAGCCGGAGGCGCTGATCACTCCCAACAAAGTCGCCAAACCTTGA
- a CDS encoding TM2 domain-containing protein, giving the protein MTESKTNATSPELAMEPHRALWLEANPWIAGVLAFLIPGAGHFYQGRWFKGTIYFFCILGTFLGGMKLGDGMVVYHKADTRLPTVWYATQLLTGAVALPAYFQGLRAAQPANRPLELSSISGTLTLPFEGELKAIGPGREGVGGPAKGTLTITSERTAFSYELGGRFVGTVGDRQVDLPLGGSRFLLAPQIGGGSGRAIEVSIGRNPNDHPDLQRLLIGSTPRSFMDSFEAPPDQQSLNDVYRRLGARYDMAVVFTLIAGLLNLFAIWDCVEGPAYGFGDEQPRPAPSAENAAATIATAATSANSATTSESRAAKPPQAVLKT; this is encoded by the coding sequence ATGACCGAATCGAAAACAAATGCCACATCTCCAGAATTGGCCATGGAGCCGCATCGCGCGCTCTGGTTAGAGGCCAACCCGTGGATTGCCGGTGTGCTGGCCTTTCTCATCCCCGGAGCTGGTCATTTCTATCAGGGGCGATGGTTCAAGGGGACGATTTACTTTTTCTGTATTCTGGGCACATTTCTGGGTGGCATGAAGCTCGGCGACGGTATGGTCGTGTACCACAAAGCCGACACCCGTCTCCCGACAGTCTGGTATGCCACGCAACTGCTGACAGGTGCCGTGGCTCTTCCCGCATACTTTCAGGGGCTGCGTGCTGCACAGCCCGCCAATCGACCACTCGAACTTTCATCGATTTCAGGCACACTCACGCTCCCTTTTGAAGGTGAGCTAAAAGCCATTGGCCCAGGCAGAGAAGGTGTGGGTGGCCCTGCCAAGGGAACTTTAACCATTACGTCCGAGCGAACGGCCTTCAGCTATGAACTGGGTGGCCGCTTTGTGGGAACGGTGGGAGATCGCCAGGTCGATCTGCCTCTGGGTGGCAGCAGGTTTCTATTGGCTCCCCAGATTGGAGGAGGTTCTGGCAGAGCGATTGAAGTCAGCATTGGTCGCAATCCGAACGATCATCCCGACCTGCAGAGGCTTCTGATCGGCAGCACTCCCAGATCATTCATGGATTCGTTTGAAGCACCACCTGATCAACAAAGTCTGAACGATGTCTATCGGCGTCTGGGTGCGAGATACGATATGGCAGTTGTTTTCACTTTGATCGCCGGTTTACTCAATCTCTTCGCGATCTGGGATTGTGTCGAAGGGCCCGCTTATGGCTTTGGTGATGAACAGCCACGACCTGCTCCATCGGCAGAGAATGCAGCAGCGACAATTGCGACTGCAGCGACCAGTGCGAACTCAGCGACAACTTCTGAAAGTCGAGCTGCCAAACCACCTCAAGCAGTTCTCAAGACCTGA